GGCTGTACGGTAAGCGTCAACGCTGCCGGCGATGCTCCCGGTATGGCTTGAGGCCGCCTTCGTGCCCGCTTCGGTCTTCCCGCTCTTCATCACCACCACGGGCTTCGTCTCCGAGATGCTTCGCGCGAGCTCCATGAACCGCCGCCCGTCGCGGATGTCCTCAAGATACATCGTGATCACATCGGTCTCGTCGTCCGTGGCCAGGAACTCGATAAAGTCGCTCTCGTCGAGCACCGCCTTATTCCCCTGCGAGACCAGCTTGCTCAGCCCCATCCTCGCCGGTATCGCCCAGTCAATGACTGCCAGGGCGAACGCGCCGGACTGGCTCAGAAATGCGATCTTTCCGCTCGCTGGCATCACCGTACCGAACGTCGCGTTCAGGCCCGCGTGCGTGTTGATGACGCCCAAGCAGTTCGGGCCGACGAGCTGAATGCCGTAGCGCTTGCTGATTCGGATGAGTTCGGCTTCAAGAACCGCGCCGTCTCGCCCCGCCTCTTTAAAGCCCGCGGAGATGACAATAGCGTTCGTAATGCTGCTGCTGCCGCACTGCTCAAGTAGTTCCGGGACATGGCAGGCAGGCACCACAATCACCGCGAGATCCACACGCTCCTCGATTCGGGTGACCGACGGGTAGCACGGAAGATCCAGTACCGCCGTGTACTTCGGATTGACCGCGTAAATTTGCGGGGGTGTCTCGCCGGCCGTCCTTGTAGAGTGGTGAACCGCACACACATTCCTGAGGATCGTGTTACCCACCTTGCCCGCTTTCGGTGTGGCACCTATTATCGCAATACTTCGCGGGTTGAAGAGCCGATCGAGCATGCTGTATAAGCGGAAGGTCTTTTCACGCCTTTAAAGTTGCTGATGGGCCTTACCAGCACTTACCGTGACCATGCCATGCATGCGCCCTTCGACTTCCGATGACTTCGGATGCTCAGAGATATCGTATGTGCTTTCCGCGATGCCGAACTTCTCCAGCGTCAGCAGAGGTTAGGAAACAAGTTGTCGCACTTCGCCCAGCGCTTTGCTGATCCCTTGATGTACCGTAGCCCTTGAGCGAGCAGCTGCACCATCCAGTATCGAGCCGGATGAGACAGCACAGGGCCTCCGTTAGCAACCCCTCTCCGAGTTCCATACCCCTCTCGTCCTGTACTGCCGGCAGAGACCGTTCGCTTTTGTTGGTTTGTTTGATCACATACCGAGAGCACCTCTTCTTAAGTCACCTGCGCTCGCGCGAATCTTGCTCCTTACGTTACGCACGACAAAGACGCACTCATCTTCTCAAAGCAGAGCTACGGATGACTGAGAGGATTCCCTTGAGCTCCGCGAGCACACCATCTGCTTTCCCTGTCGTCTGGTATTCTCGTGCAATGCACCCTTTCAGCACGGGCGGTAACGGCCGTCCGGTCTTGTCACCGACGACGCCTTCCGCTTCGAGCATGAGGAATTGATAGGAGATGCGCCCCTTCTCGGTGACCCCATATGCTACACTCACGCTACTCGATTTCCTCTGTTCGGAGCGATCGAGCCCAAAGGTTCCGGTAACGAAGCCGTGCTCCTCCAGAATGAGGAGATGATAGGAGATCAGGCGGCGGTCTTCGCCCAGCGTGTCAATGAGCTCCTGCAGGTTCAGAGGCCGCTCTGCGAGTAGCGCGGCCATCCGATACCGGAGGGGATGTAACAGAATGTGCGCCTCCTTGAGTAAGGTGTCCTCACGTTCCATGCCAGAGTTACGTTCTCACAGCATCTTATAAACTTTTCGATTTCTTCAGAAACTTTGCATAAAGTTACTTCTGTTGACCAATTCAACTCTGCGGGGAAATGAATACTAACCGAAAGCTATTTAAAGGGAACTCTCTCTGGTTCCACTTTCCTCATGGTGTTCGAATATCCGGATCAGGACGTGACTAAGGGGGATCTGAACGAGTGTGTTAGAGCGCTGGTGAATGAGCTATTACGCTCGGCACAACCTGACGGATCAC
The window above is part of the Methanomicrobia archaeon genome. Proteins encoded here:
- a CDS encoding ArsR family transcriptional regulator — its product is MEREDTLLKEAHILLHPLRYRMAALLAERPLNLQELIDTLGEDRRLISYHLLILEEHGFVTGTFGLDRSEQRKSSSVSVAYGVTEKGRISYQFLMLEAEGVVGDKTGRPLPPVLKGCIAREYQTTGKADGVLAELKGILSVIRSSALRR